The Tigriopus californicus strain San Diego chromosome 5, Tcal_SD_v2.1, whole genome shotgun sequence genome includes a region encoding these proteins:
- the LOC131881231 gene encoding mucin-2-like has protein sequence MIYPSELSRLILGHLEADPALTESARTFVEHCPHLNEVVSFRRQYPTRKSNLKWRGRDLVHLTDQFSEFVDEIDEMMEELKAKDSAQPLSGLSPFTWKDSDDPVVLLRQVKTCLWALWDKLFILTPASDPPLPSEGIFNALIMEAANPASKKKQTARPGGARVEVKPVPRGHPVKINQSQITLTRKQARDSRDKQDKRAALSPNELKAAALRVQHELRGRPKGAQVSSPVHRTTTGSTTSTSSDLMPNRPESYPEPNPGSSLEPNPGSNSGSNPGSNPGSNPAPNPAPNPEPSPDPSSGQSMPSVCGLLASSNMKSNGSIEIEQPASPNSRSSSSMLVVSETPEKSRRSKFKIKPPSRKVAQPTKVDALSNPLRRMGEVLTRGDDDVLNQFAAPVADLLNSGPNFKETLDVDIIDNLLNLLDDFDFQGPSSLNGKEKPRDLSSINSLNSRETVLKTPKKENSVQERIQTLSPSPFEHQEAFNSGETDDPPRIDELGGSDTPAPSPNTTSSSQSPTLAPMPASTPAKATPKPTSTPAPLPPQLSVPAPKPVPIPSPTPAPFLTPGLTLAPVPSLASVMSMAQVLSLAPSLASFSSLAPVLPLTPVTTLARVSSLTTVPSVASVPSLAPVMSLAPVPSSTSVPSLAPFPTSTSFSSLARVPSLAPPRGLIPSKPLETFEFDDKFVTVEYVKQDNNPPTTNIGSLIQPQTTELVITVVQNPPPPQTKAEAQPPEKKPSFAWKRFNSVIVSPNDIQVFDNTRQSMDRGNVLSGISSSGVNLKTPQSASWTISGSKLLNGKLSPGKALNEASAKCLSIPTSKEFSSNPNPNPPHSPHRPSPKITAAPPRLTRKRNEPDFSHIVEAKRMREAEKRVVKSPPIRTSKTITRSKAKACMKEALLNFRVTSSVVLAAESCYCDEFNYTGNPEGASTASILTHLARARLQAPPSAPPLAPPPPQPATTDMYPREEILIFDADTGKQINFKGDDMSMFEIVEPTSNMVVEIDADGNRKLQFEQPPSPSTGSIIRSATESLLNPDHDYAPLELPYKETAPSSATSQGVDPHHQPIVVNQGPDIVAMSFSDAMNGSPLKVASPGALPLEKTPSPTKKKSPKKSPLKRHIRAAVTPQKPSTPMRLTPRKCDLSFTTPSKLTFQTPDKHGVTPTRRCLSNYITPYKSEGEGSLNSSVSIDTPTYKPPEVSQHTPAKDAPQINGSPYFTPTKTKKSPKEWKKEDNMQDTPGLRFLIADVERFSSGASASEDSMSPSRFARKRERVLNSSKQRSARVRDGAATSIKGPDDARRNIGLEIQDDTDSDMDHAQSPTRHRTGRTPLKKSLGQALSRDIVKKKLELLKQTPRTSSPLRTETNHLDFSDTELEVQQSGEKKKHGEHRVLLAITKPSPFKTPEKSPSHTPKSSPVKPLKPVRQINFDIGLQKPIDSKTPEKGARRRSPRLSPKQEAPTTTPPLQQLPSPRKSPILVLQSPKKSISPSQSTNSTGSASKTSASPLRVLKTPEKKPLVLAKTPPEEPSPFKVPTGLPPRSPSRKRLMNTFSACSFSPKALASPVLSPSKRKPKRVPLMRVERSSPWKRESSQSRWEKQHDVNNLDNYSQRSQKFLLDHSLISNSDGTPMTSPMSSSDDKAIQGQSTPILRKKTAQGALKSPPLDVNMEIVLQVQNSPKKSVNPKTPSKVSEPAKDNDVWSALGLVPKTVIDGGHFSSKDAADLTPQLEVTPTLTCLHVTEVKRSDFTLEL, from the exons ATGATTTATCCTTCGGAATTAAGCCGTTTGATTTTGGGCCATCTGGAGGCGGACCCGGCCTTGACCGAGTCCGCCCGTACCTTTGTGGAGCACTGCCCGCATCTGAACGAAGTCGTGAGCTTTCGACGACAATATCCGACCCGGAAATCCAACTTGAAATGGCGAGGCCGAGATCTCGTCCATCTGACCGACCAATTTTCAGA GTTTGTCGATGAGATAGACGAAATGATGGAGGAGCTCAAGGCCAAAGACAGTGCCCAACCCTTATCCGGCCTCTCGCCCTTTACTTGGAAAGACTCAGACGATCCCGTGGTCCTGTTACGTCAAGTCAAGACGTGTCTCTGGGCCCTGTGGGACAAATTGTTTATACTCACGCCCGCTTCGGATCCACCTTTACCCAGCGAAGGCATTTTCAATGCTCTCATAATGGAAGCGGCCAATCCCgcctcaaaaaagaaacagacTGCCCGCCCAGGGGGTGCCCGGGTCGAGGTCAAACCCGTGCCTCGCGGTCATCCCGTCAAAATCAATCAGAGTCAGATTACTCTAACGCGGAAACAGGCTCGCGATTCTAGAGACAAGCAAGACAAGCGAGCGGCGTTGTCGCCCAACGAACTCAAAGCAGCCGCATTACGCGTCCAGCATGAGCTCCGTGGAAGGCCCAAAGGTGCCCAAGTATCTTCCCCGGTGCACCGAACTACCACCGGCTCAACTACGTCCACATCTAGTGATTTGATGCCCAATCGGCCCGAGTCTTATCCCGAACCCAATCCCGGATCTAGTCTCGAGCCTAATCCCGGATCTAATTCCGGATCTAATCCTGGATCTAATCCCGGATCTAATCCCGCTCCAAATCCCGCTCCAAATCCCGAACCTAGTCCTGACCCTTCCAGCGGCCAATCGATGCCCTCGGTCTGCGGATTGTTGGCCTCTTCTAATATGAAATCCAATGGTTCGATTGAGATTGAACAACCTGCCTCCCCCAATTCAAGAAGCTCATCGTCCATGCTTGTGGTTAGTGAAACGCCGGAAAAATCGCGACGAagtaaattcaaaatcaagcctCCCTCGAGAAAGGTGGCTCAACCGACCAAAGTCGATGCCTTGTCTAACCCTCTACGTAGAATGGGCGAGGTCCTCACGCGTGGAGATGACGATGTTTTAAACCAATTTGCCGCCCCCGTGGCCGATCTTTTGAACAGTGGACCCAATTTTAAAGAAACCCTCGACGTGGATATTATCGACAATCTGTTAAACCTTTTGGacgattttgattttcaaggacCCTCCTCGTTGAATGGGAAAGAGAAACCTCGAGATTTGAGTAGTATTAATAGTCTGAATAGTCGTGAAACGGTCTTGAAGActccaaaaaaggaaaactcgGTCCAAGAAAGGATTCAAACGCTTTCACCCTCGCCGTTTGAGCATCAAGAGGCTTTTAATTCAGGCGAAACTGATGACCCTCCGAGAATTGATGAACTGGGTGGCTCTGACACTCCGGCTCCATCCCCAAATACTACATCGTCAAGTCAATCGCCAACTCTAGCTCCAATGCCAGCTTCGACGCCAGCAAAGGCAACTCCAAAGCCAACTTCAACGCCAGCACCACTTCCACCTCAATTGTCAGTACCAGCACCTAAACCGGTTCCAATACCAAGTCCCACTCCTGCTCCATTTTTGACTCCAGGTCTTACCTTGGCTCCGGTTCCGTCCTTGGCATCGGTTATGTCTATGGCGCAGGttctttctttggctccaTCTTTGGCTTCGTTTTCATCTTTGGCTCCGGTTCTACCTTTGACTCCGGTTACAACGTTAGCTCGGGTTTCATCCTTGACCACGGTACCGTCTGTGGCTTCCGTCCCGTCCTTGGCTCCAGTTATGTCTTTGGCTCCTGTCCCATCTTCGACCTCAGTTCCATCTTTAGCTCCGTTTCCAACTTCGACTTCATTTTCATCGTTGGCGCGGGTCCCGTCATTGGCTCCGCCCCGGGGTCTAATTCCTTCAAAGCCTTTGGAAACTTTTGAATTCGATGATAAATTTGTTACGGTGGAGTACGTTAAGCAAGACAATAACCCCCCAACAACCAATATTGGGTCATTGATCCAGCCACAAACCACGGAATTAGTCATAacagtggttcaaaatccGCCACCTCCCCAGACCAAAGCTGAAGCTCAACCCCCGGAAAAGAAACCATCGTTCGCGTGGAAAAGATTCAACTCCGTGATCGTGAGCCCAAATGATATTCAGGTTTTTGACAATACTAGGCAATCGATGGACCGTGGAAATGTCCTGAGTGGCATCAGTAGCTCTGGTGTGAATTTGAAAACACCTCAATCGGCTAGTTGGACCATTTCCGGGTCAAAATTGTTAAATGGAAAGCTCTCTCCAGGCAAGGCTTTAAATGAGGCTAGTGCGAAGTGTTTGAGTATCCCAACGTCCAAAGAATTCTCAtccaatcccaatcccaatccTCCTCATTCTCCTCATCGTCCTTCGCCCAAAATCACGGCTGCTCCTCCGCGATTAACTCGGAAGAGAAACGAACCGGATTTCTCGCATATCGTCGAGGCCAAGCGAATGCGAGAAGCCGAGAAGCGCGTGGTCAAGTCCCCTCCAATTCGCACCTCCAAGACCATCACACGGTCTAAAGCTAAGGCCTGTATGAAAGAAGCGTTGCTCAATTTCAGAGTGACCTCTTCCGTGGTTTTGGCCGCGGAATCATGCTACTGCGACGAGTTTAATTATACAGGTAATCCTGAAGGCGCCTCCACGGCTTCTATACTCACTCACCTTGCCCGCGCTCGCCTGCAAGCCCCTCCTTCTGCTCCTCCTCTTGCACCTCCACCGCCTCAACCGGCAACAACCGACATGTATCCTCGGGAGGAAATTCTGATTTTCGATGCTGACACGGGCAAAcagatcaatttcaaaggtGATGATATGTCCATGTTTGAAATTGTTGAACCCACCAGTAACATGGTGGTGGAGATCGATGCCGATGGAAATCGCAagcttcaatttgaacaacCGCCGTCTCCATCCACGGGTTCGATCATACGAAGTGCCACGGAAAGTCTGCTTAACCCTGATCATGATTACGCACCCCTGGAACTTCCCTACAAAGAAACTGCACCATCTAGCGCAACATCTCAGGGCGTTGATCCTCATCATCAACCAATCGTCGTCAATCAAGGCCCGGACATTGTGGCCATGAGCTTCTCCGATGCCATGAATGGATCTCCACTGAAAGTTGCCTCGCCCGGCGCTTTGCCCCTGGAGAAAACGCCGAGTCCGACCAAGAAGAAAAGTCCGAAGAAATCGCCCCTGAAAAGACACATCCGCGCGGCGGTCACCCCGCAAAAGCCAAGCACACCCATGCGGTTGACGCCACGCAAATGTGACTTGTCTTTTACCACGCCGAGTAAGTTGACCTTTCAAACCCCGGACAAACATGGAGTTACTCCTACTCGTCGGTGTTTGTCGAATTACATCACGCCTTATAAGAGTGAGGGCGAAGGATCCTTGAATAGTAGTGTCTCGATTGATACGCCTACCTACAAGCCCCCCGAGGTGTCGCAACACACGCCAGCCAAGGATGCGCCCCAAATAAACGGCAGTCCTTACTTTACACCCACTAAGACCAAGAAGAGTCccaaagaatggaaaaaagaagataaCATGCAGGACACGCCCGGACTTCGGTTCCTGATTGCGGACGTGGAACGGTTCTCCAGTGGAGCGAGTGCGAGCGAGGATTCCATGTCACCTTCTCGCTTTGCGCGGAAGCGGGAACGAGTCTTGAATTCATCGAAACAGCGATCAGCTCGAGTTCGAGATGGAGCCGCGACTTCGATTAAAGGTCCCGACGATGCCCGCCGAAACATCGGCTTGGAGATCCAAGACGACACAGATTCGGACATGGATCATGCCCAGAGCCCTACTCGACACCGAACCGGCAGAACCCCCCTGAAGAAGTCCTTGGGACAAGCTCTTTCGCGTGATATCGTCAAGAAGAAGCTGGAGCTCTTGAAACAGACTCCCCGGACGAGCTCGCCCCTGAGAACGGAGACCAATCATTTGGATTTCAGTGACACGGAGCTGGAAGTACAGCAGTCGGGTGAAAAGAAGAAGCATGGGGAACACCGTGTACTTCTTGCCATCACCAAGCCCAGTCCGTTTAAGACACCGGAGAAATCCCCCTCTCACACGCCGAAATCTTCGCCCGTAAAGCCTCTAAAACCAGTTAGACAAATCAATTTCGACATTGGGCTCCAGAAACCCATTGATTCCAAAACCCCGGAGAAGGGTGCCCGGAGGCGATCTCCCAGATTGTCGCCCAAACAAGAAGCTCCAACCACCACCCCACCTTTACAGCAGTTACCATCCCCGCGCAAATCTCCCATTTTAGTACTTCAATCCCCGAAAAAATCGATATCACCTTCACAATCTACAAATTCCACAGGATCGGCTAGCAAGACTTCAGCATCCCCCCTAAGAGTGCTCAAAACCCCAGAGAAGAAGCCCTTAGTCCTAGCCAAGACGCCTCCGGAAGAACCGAGCCCTTTCAAGGTTCCCACAGGACTTCCACCACGATCTCCGAGTCGAAAACGCTTAATGAACACATTCTCGGCGTGCTCTTTCAGTCCCAAAGCGCTCGCATCCCCCGTGTTATCTCCTTCCAAGAGGAAACCAAAGCGTGTTCCACTCATGAGAGTGGAGCGAAGCTCTCCGTGGAAACGTGAATCGAGTCAATCTCGATGGGAAAAGCAACACGACGTCAACAATCTGGATAACTATTCCCAACGCTCGCAGAAGTTTCTATTGGACCATAGCCTGATCAGCAATAGCGATGGCACACCCATGACTTCACCGATGTCCTCCAGCGATGACAAAGCGATTCAGGGGCAATCCACTCCAATCCTTAggaaaaagacagcacaaggAGCGTTAAAATCGCCTCCGTTGGATGTGAACATGGAGATTGTCCTACAAGTTCAAAATAGTCCCAAGAAATCGGTTAATCCCAAGACGCCTTCCAAGGTCAGCGAACCAGCCAAAGATAATGACGTTTGGAGTGCTTTGGGGCTGGTCCCTAAAACTGTCATTGACGGGGGTCATTTTAGTAGCAAGGATGCGGCGGATCTGACGCCTCAATTGGAGGTGACGCCAACTTTGACGTGTCTTCATGTGACTGAGGTGAAGCGTTCAGATTTCACACTTGAATTGTGA